A genomic stretch from Deltaproteobacteria bacterium includes:
- a CDS encoding O-acetyl-ADP-ribose deacetylase → MEVTINQSHLELVEGDITKQDTDAIVNAANTSLRGGGGVDGAIHRAGGPKILEECLQIGGCPTGEAVITTGGNLKARYVIHTVGPVYRDGLHREPELLASCYQNSLKLASDKGLKSLAFPSISTGAYGYPVSEAAKVALSTVMAYLKAHPEIERVRFVLFGRPTYEAYEQALKALI, encoded by the coding sequence ATGGAAGTGACGATCAACCAGTCTCATCTGGAATTGGTAGAAGGGGATATCACCAAACAGGATACCGACGCCATCGTTAATGCCGCTAATACCAGCCTGCGGGGCGGGGGCGGGGTGGACGGGGCCATCCACCGGGCCGGAGGGCCGAAGATTTTGGAGGAATGCCTACAGATCGGTGGCTGTCCTACCGGCGAGGCGGTGATCACCACGGGCGGCAACCTTAAGGCCCGTTATGTGATCCACACCGTCGGTCCGGTTTATCGGGACGGTCTGCATCGGGAGCCCGAGCTGTTGGCCTCCTGTTATCAGAACAGCCTGAAGCTGGCATCGGACAAAGGCCTCAAAAGCTTGGCCTTCCCTTCCATTTCGACCGGAGCCTACGGCTATCCAGTGTCCGAGGCCGCCAAAGTGGCCTTGAGCACGGTAATGGCATATCTCAAAGCCCATCCGGAGATCGAGCGGGTCCGCTTTGTGTTGTTTGGCAGACCTACGTATGAGGCTTACGAACAGGCCCTAAAGGCTCTGATTTAA
- a CDS encoding LEA type 2 family protein, with translation MSKKISIMSISCLLGGVLAGLVGLAGCGIHQLATGDLKPPLVSLKAITVNPPASEDWPLACTLLIENPNPQPINIKGFDYELWLEGQRMVQGESLEALKLPARGRGKVVVPMLIKLPVIPKVLRGLFQKRKIAYEIAGSFRLGPGPGLLKLPFRFQGQITEKEGWGRLQEFFRPQT, from the coding sequence ATGTCAAAAAAAATATCCATTATGAGTATTAGTTGCTTGTTGGGCGGGGTGCTGGCAGGGTTGGTTGGGCTCGCCGGATGCGGGATCCACCAGTTGGCCACCGGAGATCTGAAGCCGCCTCTGGTGAGCCTCAAAGCGATCACCGTCAATCCCCCCGCGTCCGAGGATTGGCCGCTGGCCTGCACCCTCCTTATAGAGAACCCCAACCCGCAGCCCATCAATATCAAGGGTTTTGATTATGAGCTGTGGCTTGAGGGTCAGCGCATGGTTCAGGGGGAGAGTCTGGAAGCCCTCAAGCTGCCGGCCCGGGGACGGGGAAAAGTCGTGGTGCCGATGCTGATCAAATTGCCCGTCATCCCTAAAGTATTGCGCGGCCTTTTCCAAAAGCGGAAAATCGCTTATGAGATCGCCGGCAGCTTCCGGCTCGGTCCCGGGCCAGGATTATTAAAGCTGCCTTTCCGATTCCAAGGTCAGATTACCGAGAAGGAGGGATGGGGCAGACTCCAAGAGTTTTTTAGACCCCAGACCTAA
- the priA gene encoding primosomal protein N', which produces MLDSDLVEVAVILPLSQTLTYRLPATLTDAAQVGVTLKVPVGRRRVTGYLLGPAREIPTVAIRPVEALLDPVPRFGPELVPFYRWLADYYHYPIGEVLNAAIPGGGSPRTGRPERWVRLAPDQEGNSPPGRFSAKARAILGYLHELPCCPVSELARHFPKPYATLQRLRRAGFITLEERRRPYDPFAEQLLSARPEIPELGPEQEQALSAIVTGLQAGEFSSFLLHGVTASGKTAIYLAAAQEALSQGRTALILLPEIALTHPIGLAFRQRFGPRVTLLHSGMSKAARLGEWRRIIQGEIDIVVGPRSAIFAPLPRLGLMVVDEEHDPSYKNEGGLPYQARDVSLYRGQQAGATVVLGSATPSLGSFYRAQQGKHHYLRLSRRVTPHQQPQISLINLRQQRKCRRLPIISTPLRAALEETLARGEQALLFLNRRGYANIYFCLFCGHIFQCPACSVALTHHQQARILLCHYCGFKQPVPEDCPHCQSTALKRYGLGTEKVESEVQKLFPAARVARLDRDSAPHSRQAVALLREFGAQRLDILVGTQMITKGHDFPLVTLVGVIAADLSLYFPEYHAGERTFQLLAQVAGRAGRGLAPGRVLIQTFNPDHYVLQAVQNLDYQAFYQAETEARRGLGYPPFTRLALLRLSGTDAARVETGAQQVAGWLNRTIHNDRQMADYLRVLGPAPAPLARLKHRYRWQLLLKSYGHRPLHRLLSGLSQNRGQLISQDVALVIDVDPASLM; this is translated from the coding sequence TTGCTGGACTCCGATCTAGTAGAAGTAGCGGTTATTCTCCCCCTGTCTCAAACCCTGACCTATCGTCTGCCCGCCACGCTGACAGATGCCGCCCAGGTGGGGGTGACACTCAAGGTGCCGGTGGGGAGGCGCCGGGTCACCGGCTATCTTTTGGGTCCAGCCCGAGAAATCCCGACGGTGGCCATCCGCCCCGTGGAAGCGCTCCTTGACCCTGTGCCGCGCTTCGGACCGGAGTTGGTGCCCTTTTATCGCTGGCTGGCCGATTATTACCACTATCCGATCGGTGAGGTCCTCAACGCCGCCATCCCCGGCGGCGGCAGCCCCCGAACCGGCCGCCCGGAGCGCTGGGTCCGACTGGCTCCTGACCAGGAAGGCAATTCTCCCCCCGGCCGTTTCAGTGCCAAGGCCAGAGCCATACTGGGTTACCTACATGAGCTCCCCTGCTGTCCGGTCTCGGAACTGGCCCGCCATTTTCCCAAGCCTTATGCCACATTGCAACGCTTGCGGCGGGCTGGATTTATTACCCTGGAAGAGCGCCGGCGGCCGTATGACCCGTTTGCTGAACAGCTGCTCTCGGCCCGGCCCGAGATCCCGGAATTGGGGCCGGAACAAGAGCAGGCCTTAAGTGCGATTGTCACGGGGCTTCAGGCGGGAGAATTTTCGTCGTTTTTGCTCCACGGGGTGACGGCTAGTGGTAAGACCGCAATCTATCTGGCTGCGGCCCAGGAGGCCTTGAGCCAGGGGCGTACGGCCTTGATTCTGCTCCCGGAGATTGCTCTCACCCACCCCATCGGGTTGGCCTTCCGGCAGCGCTTCGGCCCTCGGGTGACCTTACTCCACAGCGGTATGTCAAAAGCAGCCCGGTTGGGAGAGTGGCGGCGGATTATCCAGGGAGAGATCGATATCGTCGTCGGGCCCCGCTCCGCGATCTTTGCTCCGCTGCCCCGGCTGGGGCTAATGGTGGTGGACGAGGAGCACGATCCCTCCTATAAAAATGAAGGGGGCCTGCCCTATCAGGCCCGGGATGTAAGCCTCTACCGGGGCCAACAGGCCGGGGCCACCGTGGTGTTGGGTTCGGCGACGCCGTCGCTGGGATCATTTTATCGGGCCCAGCAGGGTAAACATCATTATCTCCGCCTGTCCCGGCGGGTAACCCCCCACCAGCAACCCCAGATCAGCCTGATAAATCTTCGGCAGCAGAGGAAGTGCCGTCGCCTGCCCATCATTTCCACCCCATTACGCGCCGCCCTGGAGGAGACCTTGGCCCGGGGAGAACAGGCGTTGTTGTTTTTAAACCGGCGAGGCTATGCCAATATTTATTTCTGTCTGTTCTGTGGGCACATTTTCCAATGCCCGGCCTGCAGTGTGGCCCTAACCCACCATCAGCAGGCCCGGATATTGCTTTGCCACTATTGCGGCTTCAAGCAACCTGTACCGGAGGATTGCCCCCATTGCCAATCGACCGCCTTGAAACGTTATGGGCTGGGCACCGAAAAAGTGGAAAGCGAGGTTCAAAAGCTGTTTCCTGCCGCCCGGGTAGCGCGGCTGGATCGCGATAGCGCGCCCCATAGCCGTCAGGCAGTGGCCCTGCTAAGGGAGTTCGGCGCCCAGCGCCTGGATATCCTCGTGGGCACCCAGATGATCACCAAGGGCCACGATTTTCCCCTGGTCACCCTGGTGGGGGTCATTGCTGCTGATCTCAGCCTCTATTTCCCCGAATATCACGCCGGGGAACGGACCTTTCAGCTTCTGGCCCAGGTAGCTGGCCGGGCCGGACGCGGGCTGGCCCCGGGGCGGGTGTTGATCCAGACCTTTAACCCCGACCATTATGTTCTGCAAGCGGTCCAGAACCTGGATTATCAGGCCTTTTATCAGGCCGAAACGGAAGCCCGCCGCGGGCTGGGATATCCGCCCTTTACCCGCCTGGCCCTGCTTCGCCTCAGCGGCACCGATGCAGCTCGGGTGGAGACCGGGGCTCAGCAAGTGGCGGGCTGGCTAAACCGCACCATCCACAACGACCGTCAGATGGCTGATTATCTAAGGGTATTAGGCCCGGCTCCGGCCCCCTTAGCCCGTTTGAAACACCGTTACCGCTGGCAACTGCTGCTCAAGAGTTACGGCCATCGCCCTTTGCACCGCCTGTTATCCGGCTTAAGCCAAAACCGCGGGCAGCTCATCAGCCAGGACGTCGCCCTGGTCATCGATGTCGATCCGGCCAGCCTTATGTAG
- a CDS encoding zinc-ribbon domain-containing protein yields the protein MPVCPRCQQEVPAGDKFCPHCGYQLEVAASSSPGGPEASTPATPGAEPETIIVSDYQVKPGYYLKTGWEIFKQNIPGFVGFTVLVFLIPMVLIGLLGRFGQLIHLIISGPLSAGWFVVSAKLVQRQPTQFSDFFAGFHYFLPLLLYTIIGAVLISLGFVLLIIPGIYLFVGYTFAALLILDRRLDFWPAMESSRKTVHRQWFGFFVFILALVLLNLGGALLLGIGLLVTIPWSLCAITVAFDDIFGLKATSY from the coding sequence ATGCCTGTTTGTCCCCGATGTCAACAAGAAGTCCCCGCCGGAGATAAGTTCTGTCCACATTGCGGCTATCAGTTGGAAGTGGCTGCGTCCAGCAGCCCCGGGGGCCCGGAAGCAAGTACCCCAGCCACCCCCGGGGCCGAGCCGGAAACCATCATAGTCAGCGACTATCAGGTTAAACCAGGATATTATCTCAAGACCGGCTGGGAAATTTTTAAACAGAATATACCCGGCTTTGTGGGCTTTACAGTTTTGGTATTCCTTATCCCGATGGTACTCATAGGCCTTTTGGGCCGATTCGGTCAACTAATCCATCTCATCATTAGTGGCCCCTTATCGGCCGGTTGGTTCGTGGTGAGCGCCAAACTGGTGCAACGTCAGCCTACCCAATTCAGCGATTTTTTCGCCGGATTCCACTATTTTCTACCATTATTACTTTACACCATCATCGGGGCGGTATTGATCTCGCTGGGGTTTGTACTGCTGATCATCCCAGGGATTTATCTTTTTGTGGGTTATACTTTTGCGGCGCTGCTGATCCTGGATCGTCGGTTGGATTTCTGGCCGGCCATGGAGTCGAGTCGCAAGACCGTGCACCGGCAATGGTTCGGATTCTTCGTTTTCATCCTGGCTTTGGTGTTGCTCAATCTGGGCGGGGCCTTATTATTGGGTATCGGACTGCTGGTCACCATACCCTGGAGTTTGTGCGCTATCACCGTCGCTTTTGATGACATCTTCGGCCTAAAAGCAACTTCCTATTGA
- a CDS encoding radical SAM protein: MEYIFGPVPSRRLGLSLGVDLVPLKTCTFDCIYCELGRTVHKTMERREYHPAAVIIQELQFYFKQAEILPDYVTLAGSGEPTLNVGLGEIIKAVKRITRVPVAVLTNGSLFFLPEVREDLLQADLVLPSLDSASPGIYRAINRPVAGLELEQIIAGQEAFRKAFQGQIWLEILLLRGINDDQAELEKLRHVIARLRPERVQLNTAVRPVVEDYAVPLSPEQLRAAAAFLGEGVEVIAEFDPATHAKLALSDADFLETLARRPMTAQNLAEILALPLPEVLKRLNQLKNRGLISYSVHHHQGFYFYPRSRVAQPSSK; encoded by the coding sequence ATGGAATACATTTTCGGGCCGGTGCCGTCCCGCCGTCTGGGCCTATCTCTGGGGGTGGATCTGGTGCCTTTAAAAACCTGTACTTTTGATTGCATTTATTGCGAATTGGGGCGGACTGTCCACAAAACCATGGAGCGGCGAGAGTATCACCCGGCGGCAGTGATCATCCAGGAATTACAATTCTATTTTAAACAGGCCGAGATCTTGCCGGACTATGTCACCCTGGCGGGCTCTGGGGAGCCGACACTCAATGTCGGCCTGGGAGAAATTATCAAGGCGGTTAAGCGGATAACCCGGGTGCCGGTGGCGGTATTGACCAATGGCTCTCTCTTTTTCCTGCCGGAAGTGCGGGAGGACCTGCTTCAGGCTGACCTGGTGCTGCCCTCCCTGGATTCGGCCTCGCCAGGAATTTATCGGGCCATTAACCGACCGGTGGCGGGTCTGGAACTGGAACAAATCATCGCCGGGCAGGAGGCTTTCCGGAAGGCTTTTCAGGGCCAGATCTGGCTGGAGATTTTGCTCCTCCGGGGTATTAATGACGATCAGGCGGAACTGGAAAAACTGCGGCACGTTATCGCCCGCCTGAGACCTGAGCGGGTGCAACTCAATACCGCGGTGCGCCCGGTGGTGGAGGACTATGCAGTCCCCTTGAGCCCCGAGCAACTGAGGGCAGCGGCGGCCTTTTTGGGAGAAGGGGTGGAAGTCATCGCGGAATTCGACCCCGCCACCCACGCCAAACTTGCTTTATCGGATGCGGACTTCCTGGAGACCCTGGCCCGGCGGCCGATGACCGCCCAGAATCTGGCGGAAATCCTGGCCCTGCCCTTGCCGGAGGTCCTGAAAAGATTGAACCAATTGAAAAATCGGGGGCTGATCTCTTATAGTGTGCATCATCATCAGGGTTTTTATTTTTATCCACGCAGCCGGGTTGCGCAGCCTTCTTCGAAATGA
- a CDS encoding CoA activase, protein MTHIFDLGMDIGSVSINTVVINEAGEVVFEDYRRTQGQPLQVALNILEALQERFHSSAIRLAALTGIGGQCLAERLGGVFVNEVIAQAQGTFVFHPEARTIIDMGGEDAKLILIDQDPQGNLIIQDFAMNSMCAAGTGSFLDQQAHRLGYGIEEFSQLALKSTTPPRIAGRCSVFAKTDMIHLQQGATPDYEIIAGLCLAMARNLKSNIAKGKIIQRPLAFQGGVAHNLGVRQAFRKIYDLAEGELIIPPHFCSLGAIGAVSVARQNPPPDFRLDLQGLRDYLAHRPSEAQRLPALQPPTELAAEHYAIAEVSPEDEIEGYLGVDVGSISTNVVVIDAQMRVLAREYLMTAGRPLEAVSKGLKLIGEKIGQRVRIAGAATTGSGRYLTGDFIGADLVRNEITCQATASAAINPAVDTIFEIGGQDSKFISLEHGAIVDFMMNKVCAAGTGSFLEEQAEKLGISIKDEFGRLALQSQNPVRLGERCTVFMESDLVHYQQQGVAKEDLVAGLSYSIVQNYLNKVVEDRRIGDTIFFQGATAANQGMVAAFEAVLGKKIVVPPHHDVTGAIGAAILACRERTWKTSGFKGFDLADREYEVTSFECNGCPNHCEIRQVKVAGEKPLFYGGRCEKYEVKRDQIQVELPDLFKEREAWLYGPEPPKEGPRGPIGLPRVMFFHELMPFFRAFFESLGFTVVYSQKTNKSVIHRGVECMAAETCFPIKVAHGHILDLLEVGVKKIFLPSVIDIHHPHPEIRQGVVCPLAQTLANVVPATINFADHGAQLYSPVLYFGRGPKELRRSLRTLAQPLRVSPFAIERAFRRGEAAQKTFYQALQARGREILDQLSPQDMAMVIVSRPYNGFDPGVNLNLPRKLRQLGQLAIPMDFLPLDEVREIEDIKPMYWRYGQKILAAAELIRNDRRLQAIYVTNFGCGPDSFIQHFFKDKMRGKPYLEIEIDEHSSDVGAVTRLEAFMDSLKNVAYQPFQKKVSPYRRRIKDPMRRKIFLPPMTDHALALVAAFQACGVDAEALPESDEETLILGRQYTSGKECYPCILTTGDMVKLVRRPDFDPERSAFFMPSGYGPCRFGQYHRFQRLILDELGYSQVPIYAPDQSETMYEELGMVGSDYPRVAWQGIVAIDLLEKKLRETRPYEAQAGSTDEVYSYYLQKVYETLRDRGDLDRILREARGEFESLTLNGDGAKPIVGVVGEIYTRANKFANENAVQKIEALGGEAWLPPIGEWLLYVNYTAKIRARYLKHFLNYLQVYLTERQQLKLEHHLEQIFQGGLKNLCEPCIAETIAYAHGYLDPSFEGEAILSIGKSKDFIRKGASGLVNIMPFTCMPGTVVNALFKRFREEHDNIPFINLVYDGQEQTNTRTRLEAFMYQVRQFQKYHRLGQE, encoded by the coding sequence ATGACGCATATTTTTGATCTGGGTATGGATATCGGTTCGGTAAGCATCAATACCGTGGTCATAAATGAAGCTGGGGAAGTGGTCTTCGAAGATTATCGGCGGACGCAGGGTCAACCACTACAGGTGGCCCTTAACATCCTGGAAGCCCTCCAGGAGCGGTTTCACTCCTCTGCCATCCGCCTGGCGGCCCTGACCGGGATCGGCGGCCAGTGCCTAGCGGAGCGGCTGGGTGGGGTGTTTGTCAATGAAGTCATTGCTCAGGCGCAGGGGACGTTTGTTTTTCATCCCGAAGCCCGCACCATAATTGATATGGGGGGGGAGGATGCCAAACTGATATTGATTGATCAAGATCCTCAGGGCAACTTAATTATTCAAGATTTCGCCATGAATAGTATGTGTGCCGCGGGGACCGGGTCATTTTTAGATCAGCAGGCCCACCGTCTGGGTTATGGGATCGAAGAATTCAGCCAACTGGCCCTAAAATCCACCACCCCACCCCGCATCGCCGGGCGCTGCAGTGTTTTTGCCAAGACCGATATGATACACCTGCAACAGGGAGCAACGCCCGATTATGAGATCATTGCCGGCCTTTGCCTGGCCATGGCCAGGAACCTCAAGAGTAATATCGCCAAGGGAAAAATCATTCAGCGGCCCTTAGCGTTCCAGGGCGGGGTGGCGCACAACCTGGGGGTCCGGCAGGCATTCCGCAAAATTTATGACCTGGCAGAAGGGGAATTGATTATCCCGCCCCACTTCTGTTCCCTGGGAGCGATTGGGGCGGTATCGGTAGCCCGGCAAAACCCACCCCCGGATTTTCGCCTCGACCTGCAAGGCCTTAGAGATTATCTGGCTCACCGGCCTTCGGAGGCCCAACGTCTGCCCGCCTTACAACCTCCGACGGAATTGGCTGCCGAGCACTATGCCATCGCCGAAGTCAGTCCGGAAGATGAAATTGAAGGGTACTTGGGGGTAGATGTGGGCTCGATCAGCACCAACGTGGTGGTCATCGATGCCCAGATGCGGGTGTTGGCCCGGGAATACCTGATGACCGCCGGACGGCCCCTGGAGGCAGTTTCCAAAGGCCTAAAACTGATCGGCGAGAAAATCGGTCAGCGGGTCCGAATCGCCGGGGCCGCCACCACCGGTTCGGGCCGCTATCTCACCGGGGATTTCATCGGCGCCGACCTGGTGCGCAACGAAATCACCTGCCAGGCCACCGCGTCGGCGGCCATTAATCCTGCAGTGGACACCATTTTCGAAATCGGCGGCCAGGACTCCAAATTTATCAGCCTGGAACACGGCGCTATCGTCGATTTTATGATGAATAAAGTCTGTGCGGCCGGAACCGGTTCTTTCCTGGAGGAACAGGCCGAGAAATTGGGCATTTCCATTAAGGATGAGTTCGGGCGGTTGGCTCTGCAAAGCCAGAACCCGGTGCGCCTGGGAGAACGCTGCACCGTGTTTATGGAATCCGATCTGGTCCATTATCAGCAGCAGGGGGTGGCCAAAGAGGACCTGGTGGCGGGACTGTCCTATTCCATTGTGCAGAATTATCTCAACAAGGTAGTGGAAGACCGGCGCATCGGTGATACCATCTTCTTCCAGGGGGCTACCGCCGCCAACCAGGGCATGGTGGCAGCCTTTGAGGCGGTGCTGGGCAAAAAGATCGTGGTTCCGCCGCACCATGATGTTACCGGAGCGATCGGCGCCGCGATCCTGGCCTGTCGCGAACGGACCTGGAAGACTTCCGGATTTAAAGGCTTTGATCTGGCGGACCGGGAGTATGAGGTTACTTCCTTCGAATGCAACGGCTGCCCTAATCATTGTGAAATTCGCCAGGTCAAAGTGGCCGGGGAAAAGCCCTTATTCTATGGCGGGCGCTGCGAAAAGTATGAAGTCAAGCGCGACCAGATCCAGGTGGAACTGCCTGACTTATTCAAGGAACGGGAGGCCTGGCTGTATGGACCAGAGCCGCCCAAGGAAGGACCCCGAGGCCCCATTGGCCTGCCCCGGGTAATGTTTTTCCATGAATTGATGCCCTTTTTCCGGGCCTTTTTCGAATCCCTGGGTTTTACCGTGGTCTATTCCCAAAAGACCAACAAATCGGTGATTCACCGCGGGGTGGAATGCATGGCGGCCGAAACCTGCTTCCCGATCAAGGTGGCGCATGGCCACATCCTCGACCTGCTGGAAGTTGGGGTAAAGAAAATCTTTCTCCCCAGCGTCATCGACATCCACCATCCTCATCCAGAAATCCGCCAGGGGGTGGTCTGTCCCCTGGCCCAGACTCTGGCGAATGTGGTGCCGGCGACTATTAATTTTGCTGACCATGGAGCCCAACTCTACTCTCCGGTGCTCTATTTCGGTCGGGGCCCCAAAGAGCTCCGACGTTCCCTGAGGACTCTGGCACAGCCGTTGCGGGTTTCACCTTTTGCCATCGAACGCGCCTTCCGCCGCGGAGAGGCGGCGCAAAAGACTTTTTATCAGGCCCTGCAGGCTCGGGGCCGGGAAATTCTTGACCAACTCAGTCCTCAGGATATGGCCATGGTCATTGTCAGCCGTCCTTACAACGGCTTTGACCCCGGGGTTAATCTCAACCTGCCCCGCAAATTGCGGCAGCTGGGCCAACTGGCGATTCCCATGGACTTTTTACCCCTGGATGAGGTTCGGGAAATCGAAGATATCAAGCCGATGTATTGGCGTTACGGCCAGAAAATTCTGGCCGCGGCCGAACTGATCCGGAACGACCGCCGCTTGCAGGCGATCTATGTCACCAACTTCGGATGTGGCCCGGATTCCTTTATCCAGCATTTCTTCAAGGATAAAATGCGCGGCAAGCCTTATTTAGAGATCGAGATTGATGAGCACTCCTCCGATGTGGGGGCCGTCACCCGCCTGGAAGCCTTTATGGATAGCCTGAAAAATGTGGCTTACCAGCCGTTCCAGAAAAAGGTCTCTCCTTACCGACGTCGGATTAAAGACCCAATGCGGCGCAAGATTTTCCTGCCGCCGATGACTGACCATGCCCTGGCACTGGTAGCGGCCTTTCAGGCCTGCGGGGTGGACGCGGAGGCCCTGCCGGAATCCGATGAGGAAACCTTGATTCTGGGCCGGCAGTATACGTCAGGCAAAGAATGTTATCCTTGCATCCTGACTACCGGAGATATGGTCAAGCTGGTCCGACGGCCCGATTTTGATCCAGAGCGCAGTGCCTTCTTTATGCCTTCGGGTTATGGACCCTGCCGTTTTGGCCAGTATCACCGCTTCCAACGCCTGATCCTGGATGAGTTGGGCTATTCCCAGGTGCCGATCTATGCCCCGGATCAGAGTGAGACTATGTATGAAGAACTGGGCATGGTGGGCAGCGATTACCCCCGCGTCGCCTGGCAAGGAATTGTCGCCATCGACCTGTTGGAGAAAAAACTGCGGGAAACCCGGCCTTATGAGGCGCAAGCCGGGTCTACCGACGAGGTCTATAGCTATTATCTGCAAAAGGTTTATGAAACCCTGCGGGATCGCGGTGATTTGGACCGGATTCTCCGGGAGGCCCGGGGAGAGTTTGAGAGTTTGACCCTGAACGGCGATGGCGCCAAGCCAATCGTAGGCGTGGTCGGCGAAATCTATACCCGGGCCAATAAATTTGCCAATGAAAATGCGGTCCAAAAGATCGAGGCCCTGGGCGGAGAGGCCTGGCTGCCGCCGATCGGCGAGTGGCTGCTCTACGTCAATTACACCGCCAAGATCCGGGCCCGCTACCTCAAACACTTTTTGAACTATCTGCAGGTTTATCTGACCGAACGGCAGCAGCTCAAGCTGGAACATCATCTGGAGCAGATCTTTCAGGGGGGGTTGAAAAATCTTTGTGAACCCTGCATTGCCGAGACCATCGCCTATGCTCACGGCTATCTCGATCCTTCCTTTGAAGGGGAAGCCATCCTGAGTATCGGCAAATCCAAGGACTTTATCCGCAAAGGGGCTTCGGGGCTGGTGAACATTATGCCCTTCACCTGCATGCCGGGAACCGTGGTCAACGCCCTGTTCAAGCGCTTCCGGGAGGAGCACGATAACATCCCCTTTATCAATCTGGTCTATGACGGCCAGGAACAGACCAACACTCGCACCCGGTTGGAAGCCTTTATGTATCAGGTGCGGCAATTTCAGAAATACCATCGTTTAGGTCAGGAGTAA
- the eno gene encoding phosphopyruvate hydratase: MIAIRSLNAREILDSRGNPTVCVDLTLNTGTQAWAAVPSGASTGEHEALELRDGDPKRYLGKGVLKAVQNIKEIIAPAIIGKSPLEQVSLDRLLIELDGTPNKSRLGANAILAVSMATARVAAASLGLPLYRYLGGAHAATLPMPMMNILNGGVHAGNNIDLQEFMIMPVGGQTFAEALRIGAEVFHTLKKVLASRHLSTAVGDEGGFAPDLASNEAALEVIIEAVEQAGYQPGQDVVLALDPAASEFFEAGEYVFTKSDGSRRDAAAMTEFYQKISQKFPIVSIEDGLAEDDWPGWQHLTANLGDRLQLVGDDIFVTNVNRLQRGITEKVANAILIKLNQIGTVTETLDAIQLARQHGYRAVVSHRSGETEDTFIADLAVATGVGQIKTGSLSRSERIAKYNRLLLIEEQLGQAARFQDDPFWRH, from the coding sequence ATGATAGCCATCCGGTCGCTCAATGCCCGGGAAATTTTGGATTCCCGGGGCAACCCCACGGTATGTGTAGATCTCACCCTCAACACCGGCACTCAGGCCTGGGCCGCGGTGCCCTCCGGAGCATCCACCGGGGAACACGAAGCTTTGGAACTCAGGGATGGCGATCCCAAACGCTATCTGGGGAAAGGGGTATTAAAGGCGGTCCAGAATATCAAGGAGATCATTGCCCCGGCGATCATTGGCAAAAGCCCTCTTGAACAGGTCAGCCTGGATCGACTGCTGATCGAACTGGATGGCACCCCAAATAAAAGCCGCTTGGGGGCCAATGCCATTCTGGCGGTCTCCATGGCGACGGCGCGGGTGGCCGCGGCTTCCCTGGGACTGCCGCTATACCGCTATTTGGGGGGGGCCCATGCCGCCACCCTGCCCATGCCGATGATGAACATCCTTAACGGCGGCGTCCACGCCGGCAATAACATCGACCTACAGGAATTTATGATTATGCCGGTCGGCGGCCAGACCTTTGCCGAAGCCCTGCGGATCGGCGCCGAAGTTTTTCATACCTTAAAGAAAGTCCTGGCCTCCCGCCACCTGTCCACCGCGGTGGGGGATGAAGGCGGCTTTGCCCCTGACCTGGCCAGCAATGAAGCAGCGCTGGAGGTGATCATCGAGGCGGTGGAGCAGGCCGGGTACCAGCCTGGCCAGGACGTAGTCTTGGCTCTGGATCCAGCTGCCTCGGAGTTTTTTGAGGCTGGGGAATATGTCTTCACCAAGTCGGATGGCTCCCGCCGGGATGCCGCGGCCATGACCGAATTCTACCAGAAAATAAGTCAGAAGTTTCCCATTGTCTCTATCGAAGACGGCCTGGCCGAAGACGATTGGCCGGGCTGGCAGCATCTGACCGCCAATCTGGGGGACCGCCTACAACTGGTCGGGGATGACATTTTTGTCACCAATGTCAACCGCCTGCAACGGGGCATTACGGAAAAGGTCGCTAATGCCATCCTGATTAAGCTCAATCAGATCGGCACCGTTACTGAAACCCTCGACGCCATACAGTTGGCCCGCCAACATGGTTACCGGGCGGTAGTCTCCCACCGGTCCGGGGAAACTGAGGATACCTTCATAGCCGATCTGGCAGTAGCCACGGGCGTGGGCCAGATCAAGACCGGATCACTATCCCGCTCCGAGCGGATCGCCAAGTACAATCGATTATTACTGATTGAAGAACAGCTAGGCCAAGCCGCCCGTTTTCAAGACGACCCCTTCTGGCGGCACTGA